The following proteins are co-located in the Pomacea canaliculata isolate SZHN2017 linkage group LG10, ASM307304v1, whole genome shotgun sequence genome:
- the LOC112574495 gene encoding uncharacterized protein LOC112574495 — MNKTTTTTVRHQKGFIDTQHHSPKMEESEERTSPSTAEANHFTAGETLHSPHLPGGSALFQEVMVDFNPSPEPTSPSVSPILARRRHSVGTKHVDIAVHQADCDPSRKVKGQQILHGLCHCYIVERGEVTGLADFRCNHPHPKHASPVVSPRAQRKTSTAASPDGALGLQQKRDGQRRTSISIIISSSSTSSNTQHTTQHARLLADDFRGRALSDASALKRPGISASLATPGSGCAQSQSSSSGIRHRRHSAWSRSSADNATSDPRTPQRSLSFRHVGSDRSSSIWRAVGRSESSLRATPDELAQATAQPSAAEQEEELSRLTAVCRRKLSSHAVPSEELHYLYDQFLPHTSPGARRAEIMHMD, encoded by the exons ATGAACAAAACCACAACGACAACAGTGAGACATCAGAAAG GTTTCATCGACACGCAACATCACAGCCCAAAGATGGAGGAATCAGAAGAAAGGACCTCACCTAGCACGGCAGAAGCAAACCACTTCACAGCAGGAGAGACTCTTCACTCGCCACATCTCCCCGGAGGTTCTGCGCTCTTTCAGGAAGTTATGGTTGACTTCAATCCTTCCCCAGAACCCACCTCGCCTTCAGTGAGCCCCATACTTGCAAGGAGAAGACATTCAGTGGGGACAAAGCACGTGGACATCGCTGTGCACCAGGCAGACTGTGACCCCTCTCgtaaggtcaagggtcagcagATTCTGCACGGACTGTGTCACTGCTACATCGTGGAGAGAGGAGAGGTCACGGGTCTAGCCGACTTCCGCTGTAATCACCCCCACCCCAAGCACGCGTCCCCCGTGGTCTCCCCTCGCGCACAGCGTAAGACATCGACTGCCGCCTCGCCAGATGGCGCCCTGGGGCTACAACAGAAGCGTGACGGACAGCGTCGcaccagcatcagcatcatcatcagcagcagcagcaccagcagcaacacCCAGCACACCACACAACACGCACGCCTTCTGGCGGACGACTTTCGTGGCCGAGCACTGAGCGACGCGTCTGCGCTCAAGCGTCCAGGCATCAGCGCGTCACTAGCAACGCCAGGTTCCGGTTGTGCGCAGTCGCAGTCTTCTAGTTCCGGTATCCGTCATCGACGACATTCCGCCTGGAGTCGCAGCTCAGCTGACAACGCAACTTCCGATCCGCGGACTCCTCAGAGGTCGTTGTCCTTCAGGCACGTGGGATCGGATCGTTCATCCAGCATTTGGAGGGCCGTCGGCAGGTCGGAGTCTTCTTTACGTGCAACACCTGATGAGCTCGCACAGGCGACAGCTCAACCCTCCGCAGCAGAGCAGGAAGAGGAACTCTCCAGACTCACCGCGGTCTGCCGCAGAAAGTTGTCTTCCCATGCCGTTCCGTCCGAGGAGCTGCACTACCTGTACGACCAGTTTTTGCCGCACACCTCACCTGGCGCGAGACGCGCGGAAATAATGCACAtggactga